ACTCGACCATGCGGAACATCAAGATCGAGTGCTTAGATCCCCGCGCGACGCTCATCTCCGGGCGGCACAAGGCTTTGTCGATGCTCGAAGGCGTCGACGACCCCGAAGTGGCCGGCGTCGTGATGCTCGGCTACCACGTGGGCGCGGGCGCGGAGGGCGTGCTGGCCCACACCTACCTGCCGAACACCATCACCGCCGTCTACGTGGACGGGCAGCTCGCCAGCGAGGGCCGGCTGAACACGCTGGTCGCCGAGGAGCTCGGCGTGCCGGTGATCCTGGTCACCGGCGACGACCGGACCTGCGCCGACGCCGCCGAGTACGCGCCGAAAGCCCGCACTGCGGCCGTGAAGCGGCACGTCTCGCGATACGCCGCCGAATGCCCTCCACCCGCAGCAACCAGTGCACTGATTCACGATGCGGCGGTCGAGGCGGTCGCGCTGGCCGGCTGCCTGACCCGGTCGGCGGCAACGAGCCACCAAGTGGAGGTCGAGTTCGACGCGACCCACCTTGCCGCGGCGGTCACGGTCATCCCGGGCGTCAAACAGGTGGGAGCGCGGCGGGTCGCGTACGAATCAGAGTCCGCGTACGCGATGATCCGCTGCTTCAAGGCCCTGACGGTCGTGGCCTCCGCCGCGGTGGAGGCCCTGTATGGGTAAGGCCGAGGACCTGCTCGCCACAGTGCTGCCGGAGGAGCGCCGGCTTCAGGTGGCGGCCCTGCTGCGGCGCGACACCCGGGTGCGGGTGGAGGAGCTCGCCGACCGGTTCGCGGTGTCCGGGGAGACGATCCGGCGCGACCTGAAGGTGCTCGAGGACCGCGGCGTCGCCCGGCGCGTCTACGGCGGCGCGGTCGCCACGGACGGCGGCTGGCTGCGCAGCGAGGACCTGCACGACGCCCGCCGGGCCCAGCGGGCCATCGCGTCGGCCGCGGCGTCGCTGGTCGAGCCCGGCGAAACCGTGATGCTCGGGCTCGGCTCGCTGGTGACCGAGACGGCCCGGGCGCTCCCGTCGAGTTTCGCCGGCCGGGCGCTGTGCGCCTCGGTCCCCGCCGCGACCGTCCTGGCCGCCCGCCCCGGCATCGAGGTGCACCTGGCCGGCGGCCTGCTCCGCCGCCCCGACCTGGCTTGCACCGACGACTCGGCCGAGCGCTTCTTCGACCGCTTCTTCGCCCGCCGCGCCTTCCTCGCCGCCGACGGCCTGGACCCGCGGGCCGGACTGACCTGCGCCCACCTCGAAGAGGTGCCGGTGCACCGGGCCCTGATCCGCCAAGCCGCGGAGTGCTACGTCCTCGCCGACGCGCCGAAGCTCGGCACCGTCGCGGTCGGCCGGGTGGCGGGCCTCGCCGAGCTCGCCGGCATCATCACCGACGACGCGGCCGACCCCGACCTCGTCCAAGCCCTCGAACACGGCGGCGCCCGGATCCTGATCGCGCCGCAGGTCCCCCGTTCGGGCTAAGTAAGACCATTGTCGAAGCGCGGCGCGACCCCGGGCCAGGTCCACGCGCGATCACGTTCACTCGTTCGGCCCGCGCTCGGGCGGCGAGCCGCATCCGGCGGGCCAGAGCGGGTAGCCAGTGGGGCATGGATCAGCAGGGCCGACACGCGGTGAGCCCAGGACTGCGCCGGGCCTCCGAGTACGCCTGGCGGCTGCTGATCCTCGGCGTGGCCGTCTACGTGGTCTTTCGGCTCGCGCTGCGGTTCGAGCTGGTGTTCGTGGCGCTGTTCATCGCACTGATCCTCAGCTCGCTGCTGCGGCCGCCGGTCAACACGCTCGGCCGGCACATGCCGCGGGCGCTGGCGCTGGTGACCACCGCGGTCGGCGCGCTCGCGGTGCTGGCCGGAGTGGCCTGGCTGGTGGAGTACTCGGTGGCGGAGCAGAGCAGCGACCTCGGCGACGAGTTCCGCGGCGGGATCAACCAGATCAAACAGTGGCTGGAGGGGCCGCCGTTCCACGTGAAGGCCAGCACGCTCTCCGACCTGCAGAGCAAGATCGGCACCTACATCTCGCAGCACCGCTCGTCGCTGCTCTCCCAGGCGATCAACGAGGCGAGCCGGGTGGTGGACGTGGTCACGGTGCTCGCGCTGGCCGTGTTCTGCTCGGTGTTCTTCACCCATTCGGGCGTGCAGATCTGGCGCTGGTTCCTACGCCAGGTGCCGGAGCAGGTCAGGGACCTGTGGGACCGCTGCGGCCAGACGGCGTGGCACACCTTCGCCGGATACACCCGCGGGATCATCATGGTCGCGGCGGCGAACGCGGTGATGGTGGGCGTCTCGCTGAAACTGCTTCAGGTGCCGCTGGTGCTGCCGCTGACGCTGCTGGAGTTCCTGGCCAGCTTCGTCCCGCTGGTCGGTTCGCCGATCGCGATGGCGGTGGCCACGATCGTGGCGCTGGCCTCGCGGGGGGTGACCACGGCGGTGGTCGTGCTGGTGCTGATCGTGGTGTTCGGCCAGATCGAGGGGCACGTGCTGCAGCCGTTCGTGATGGGCTGGGCGGTGCGGCTGCACCCGGTGGCGGTGGCGGTGTGCGTGATCGCCGGGACCATCGTGGCCGGCCTGCTCGGCGCGGTGGTGGCGGTGCCGCTGGTCTCGATCGCGTGGGCGGTGACGAAGGTGCTGCGCGGTCGCGCGGATCCGAGCGACGGCGACCCCGGTCCCGGCCCCGGGAACATCGAGGGGATTCCGCCGGGCCGCTCGCCCGAGCCCTCGACCGGCGAGGCCTGAGCGCGGCGGCCGGTCGGGCGGAAGAGCCTCAGTCGGCCGGCGGCCCGTCGAACTCGCGCGAGACGATGGTGACCCGGCCGGTCTCCCGGTCGAAGCGGACAGTGTCCAGGCCCATCTGCTCGAGCTCGGCCACGAAGGCCGCGTGCTCGACGGTGTGCAGGGCTATGACGCCGAGGCTGGGTTCGGTCGCCTCGGACAGCTGCGCGAGCACGCCCTCCATCAGGCTCTGGGTGGAGGCCGAGGGCAGCGGCTCGTCCACCTCGACGTGCACCATCAGCTGCTCGATGCCGGTGTCCACCCAGCGTGCGTGCGAGATCCAGATGTTGCGCACGGCCGGGTACTCGCGCACCCGCTCGGTGAAGGCGGCACGCAAGGCCAGCGCGTGCGGGTCGGTGGTCCAGCTCAGATGCAACCGCTCGCCATTGCCCTGGCGGCCGCGCTGACGCAGCGTCTGCTGCACCAGCGGCACCGGCACCCGCGCCCAGCCGTTCTCGGCGAACACCAGCAGCGTGCGCACGCCGGTGTGCCCGGTGATGTCCATCAGCCGCAGCGCGTCGCAGTGCACGGACGCACTGGCCTCGGGCATCCGGTGCACCCGGCACTCCTCACTCACGTACGCGGGCAGTGCGGGGGCGCCGCCCTCGTCCTGGACGAAGACCACCTGGCCCTCGCCCTGCACGGGCACGTAGACGCCGTGGTCGACCAGAGCGGCGAGCAGAGCATCCGATTCGGAGGCGGCGGCCTGGCGGTCGAGGACGTCGGCGAGCGCGGTGTTGACGGTCATGGGGCGAAGCATAGGGAAGGATGACGGTATCCCGGGACGCTCTTGGTTTTCTATGCTGGGAAATGTGGTTAATGGTCTTGCGAACGGTACCGACAGCCCGAGCGGCCGGCTGTGGGCTATCAGTGATCTGCATGTCGCTCTGGCGGAGAATCAACGCTTCGCCGAAGCGCTCGAACCCGCCTCGCCGGCCGACTGGCTGCTGGTCGCGGGCGACGTGGCGGAGACGGTCGGCACCGTCGCGCGCACGCTGGAAGTGCTCGCGGGCCGGTTCGCTCAAGTGGTGTGGGTGCCGGGTAACCACGAGTTGTGGACGCACCCGAGCGACCCGGTGCAGCTGCGCGGCGACGAACGTTATCAGCACATTGTCTCCCTCTGTCGGCAATCGGGTGTGCTGACGCCGGAGGATCCGTATCCGATCTGGCCGCACGGGAAGTCCGGTCCGGTGGTGATCGCACCCTTATTCGTGCTCTACGACTATTCGTTCATGCCGGAGGGCGCCCGCTCGCCCGAGGAGGGCCTGGCGATCGCGCACGAGGCCGGAATCGTCGCGACGGACGAGTATCTGCTGCATCCGGATCCTTATCCGGGCCGGGCGGAATGGTGCGCGGCTCGAGCGCAGTACTCGGAGAAGCGGCTGGCCGAGATCGATCCGTCCCTGCCGACGGTACTGGTCAACCACTTTCCCCTCGTCAGGGAACCGACCAGGATCCTGCGTTACCCGGAGTTCGCGCAGTGGTGCGGGACGACGCGGACCGCGGACTGGCACCTGCGCTTCCGGGCCGAAGCGGTCGTGTACGGGCACTTGCACATTCCCCGGACGACGTGGCACGACGGTGTGCGCTTCGAAGAGGTCTCCCTCGGCTACCCGCGCGAGTGGGGGCGTCGGGATCGGCGGCCCGCGCTGCGGCAGATCCTGCCCGCCTGAACCGGATCCGCCTGCGCACCAGGCGGATCAGGATCAGCAGCGGCAGGAAGAGGACGGACAGCGCGACGGCCAGGTCCACGGTGTGCTCGGAGCCGGGGACGAACACGCCCACGGCGTAGCCGGCCGTCGTCACCCCGGCCGTCCACAGCACCGCGCCGAACGTCTGCCAGCACACGAAGAAGCGGGCCGGCACACCGACGGCTCCGGCGGTCGGCCCGATCACGGTGCGCACGACCGGCACGAACCGCGAGATGATCAGTGCTCTGCGGATGCCGAAGCGCACCAGCAGCCGCTCGGTGCGGTCGAAGGCCGTGGCCACGTGGACGCCGCCGGCGCGGGCGCGGAGCCTGCCACCGGCGCGGCGGCCGAGCAGGTAGCCGAGCTGGGTGCCGAGCACCGTTCCGGCCGTGGCCGCGGCCAGCACCCACGGCAGGCCTAATCGGGCCGGCCCGGTACCTACCGCGCAGAGCAGACCGGCCGTCAGCAGCAGCGAATCGCCCGGCAGCACGAAGCCGATGAGCAAGCCGGTCTCGGCGAACAGCACCAGGAAGATGCCGGGGATCGCGCCGTGGCCGAGCCAGGCGAGCAGTGCTCCCGCGTTGAACAGCGTCGTCATCTCTCCCGACCCCACGTCTCGAGCGTCCCTGTCCTTATAGCCTCGTCGTACGCGGCGCCGCGGTCATGGGGGACAGCACCCCTCGTGTGGTGGGGTTTTCCCCACCGCTTCATCGGCGGGATGGCTCTTAAGCTGGGAGAAGACAGCATTCGGGCGGAGAGGGACGTGATGGGCGGACGAGGGGACGCGCTGCGGCGCACCATGCTGCGGGACCTGCCGCGCACGGTGGGGCAAGGGCTGACCGAGTCGCTGCTCGCGCTGTTCGGCGGCGTCCCGCTGCTCGTCCTGTCGCTGGTCGGAGTCGGCCTGGTGCCGCTCGGCGTCGGCCTGCTGCTCGCGCCGGCCGCGCTGCACGGGGTCCGTTCACTCGCGCAGCTGAGACGCCGACGAGCGGCGCAGTGGCTCGGCGCGCCGGTCGCCGAGCCCTACCGGGCGGATCAGCGCCACGTTTTCCGGGATCCGGCGACGTGGCGGGATCTGCTCTGGCTGGCCGTCAACATCCCGGTCGGGTTGGCCCTCGGACTGGTCCCGCTGATCTTCGTCGGCGGCGGGATCAACTTCGTCGTGCTGGGCACGGTCTGGGGGTTCTCCATGTGGCCGGACCCGATGATCTCGATCCTCGCGTTTCTCCTCGCCGCGCTCCTGCTGTGCCTCGCGCCCGCGGCCGGCCGCGGCGCGCTCAAGCTGAACGCGCTGGTCAGCTCGGGCATGCTGGCGCCGAGCCGCCGGGCGCTGGCCGCACGGGTCGAGGGGCTGACCCGGTCGCGGGCCGAGGTGCGCGACGCGTCGGCGTTGGAGCTGCGGCGGATCGAGCGCGATCTGCACGACGGCGCGCAGGCCCGGCTGGCCGCGCTCGGGCTGAGCATCGGGCTGGCCGAGCAGCTGGTCCACCAGAACCCTGACGAGGCCGTACAGATCCTGACCGAGGCCCGGGCCTCGAGCGGGCAGGCGCTGGCGGACCTGCGCAGCCTGGTGCGCGGGATCCTGCCGCCGGTGCTGGCCGAACGCGGCCTGGAGGGGGCGGTCGCGGCGCTGGCGGCCGCGCTGCCGCTGCCGGTCGAGGTGCGCTTCGAGCCGGGGGTCGCAATGCCCGAACCCGCGGAGTCCGCGCTCTACTTCGCCATAGCCGAGGCGCTCGCGAACGTGGCCAAGCACAGCGAGGCCCGGCGGGCCGTGGTGCGGGTGGGCAACACCGGGCAGGGCTCCGCGGCCCGGATCGTGGCCCGGATCGAGGACGACGGCGTGGGCGGCGCCGACCCGGCGGCCGGCAGCGGGCTGCGCGGCGTGGAGCGTAGGCTCGCCGCGTTCGACGGCGTCGTGGCCGTCGCGAGCCCGGCCGGCGGCCCGACCGTGGTGACATTGGAGGTACCGTGCGGGTATTGATCGCCGAGGACCAGGTCCTGCTCCGGGACGGCCTCATCAGGCTGCTGACGGCCTTCGAGATGGAGGTGGTCGCGGCCGTCGACAACGGGCCCGAGCTCGAGCGGGCGCTGGTCGAGCTGCGACCCGACGTCTCGGTGGTGGACGTGCGGCTGCCGCCGACCTTCACGAACGAGGGGCTGAGCGCGGCCATCGCCGGTCGGGCCCGGGTCCCCGGCCTGCCGATCCTGATCCTCTCCCAGCACGTGGAGCCGCTCTACGCCCGCGAACTGCTCTCCGACGGCGGGCACGGGCTCGGCTATCTGCTCAAGGACCGGGTCTCGGACGTGCGCCGCTTCGTCGAGGCGGTGCGCGCGGTGGCCGAGGGCGGCACCGCGATGGATCCCGAGGTCATCACGGCCCTGCTGCTGCGGCGCTCGCGCGAGGCACCGCTGCTGAGCCTGACCGCGCGCGAGCGGGAGGTGCTGGCGGTGATGGCGGAAGGGCGCACCAACGCCGGGATCGCGGCACGGCTGGTGGTCTCGGAGAAGGCCGTGAGCAAACACATCAACAACATCTTCATGAAGCTCGGCCTGTACCCCGACGAAGACGACAACCGCCGCGTGCTCGCCGTGCTCGCCTACCTCAACGGCTGAGCCGCGCCCCCTGGTATACCCGGAGCGAAACGATCGTCGAATCCGGGCGTGAATCAGGACTCTGTTTTATTTCGGCGCCCGCGCCCCGCCGCGGGCGGCATGGTCGGCTGGAATATCCCGGAGCGGAATTTCTATGCGGCCTCAGGCTCAATGATCCGATCCCTGAGGTAATCGGCCACGGCGGCCGGACTCTGGTACAGCCGGGTCAGGTTCGCCGGCAGATCGAGCCCGGTGCGGGCGGCCAGCCGGACCCGGACCTCGGTCCGGGCCAGGGAATCGAGGCCCTGATCTCGGAAGGAACGGGCCGGGTCGACGCACCAGCGGGCGCCCGGCTTGAAATCGCGCAACACCTCGGCGGTGATTTCGCGCACCAACTCCCCCACGGTATCGACCGGGGCCTCGTACGGGGATGATCCGAACTCGAGCATAGTCCAACTCCACAGGCTCGCTCTTAAGGGATGCGTCACTCGCGGATTCGACCTGAGGCAGCCGTAACTCACGGCTATCCCTTTGATCTCCCTTTAACGCCCCTGCCAAACAGTGTAGTCGAGAACTGAGCTAACCCGGACCACCGTCTCACCCGGTGATCTCGCCCTGTTCAGCTCGATCTTTGCGACGCGGGGAACCGGTGCGGAAAAGATTTGAAAATGCAATTGCGCGCGGCCCCGGCCCGGCCCCGGCCGGCCTCCCGCAGGCCCCTGATCAACACGGCGCCCGCCGGTCCCTGGCCGATACGGCCGGGGCGCGGCGGGCGCCGTGGGGCGGACGGGACGGCTCTACCCGAGCGGGGCCTGGAACAGGGCGCTGACGGACTCGCCGTTGTGGATCCGGCGCACCGCCTCGGCCAGCGCCGGCGCCACCGAGAGGACCGTCAACTTCTCCGTGCGCTCCTCGACCGGCGGCAGCGGCACCGTGTTGGTGCACACGATCTCCAGCACGTCCGGCTGGTCGCTCAGCCGCTTGAGCGCGCCGGACGCGAACAGCCCGTGCGTGCAGGCCACCCGGACCGAGGCGGCGCCGAGGTCGCGCAGCCGGTCGAGTACCTCGAGCACGGTGCTGCCCTTGGCGATCTCGTCGTCGAGCACGATCACGTCCCGCCCGGCGATCTCGCCGATCACGGAGGTGATCACCACCCGGTCGTCGGCCAGCCGCTGCTTGGCCCCGGCCGCCACCGGCAGCCCGAGCAGCCGCCCGAACGCGGCCGCCTCCTTGACGTTGCCGAGGTCGGGCGAGACCACGACCGCGTTGCCGAGGTCGTACTGGCGGAAGTGCAGGGCGAGCTCGCGCAGCGCGTGCAGGTGGTCCACCGGCACGCTGAAGAACCCGTGCACCTGCGGGGAGTGCAGCGCCATCGCCAGCACCCGGCCGGCCCCGGCCGTCACCAGCAGGTCGGCCACCAGCCGGGCCCCTATGGAGATGCGGGGCGCGTCCTTCTTGTCCGAGCGGGCGTAGGCGTAGTAGGGCATGACCACGGTGGTGCGGGCGGCCGAGGCGCCCCGCGCGGCGTCGAGCATCAGCAGCAGCTCGACGAGGTGCTCCTGAACCGGCGTCACCAGGGGCTGGATCAGGAAGACGTCCCGCTCGCGGCAGTTCTCCTGCAGCTGGACCTCGAGGCAGTCGGTGGAGAAGCGGCTGACCCGGA
This genomic window from Actinospica robiniae DSM 44927 contains:
- a CDS encoding M55 family metallopeptidase, translated to MRILISADMEGATGVTWPGDVEPGTAGWERCRTLLTDDVNAAVAGLCEGGADSVVVNDAHSTMRNIKIECLDPRATLISGRHKALSMLEGVDDPEVAGVVMLGYHVGAGAEGVLAHTYLPNTITAVYVDGQLASEGRLNTLVAEELGVPVILVTGDDRTCADAAEYAPKARTAAVKRHVSRYAAECPPPAATSALIHDAAVEAVALAGCLTRSAATSHQVEVEFDATHLAAAVTVIPGVKQVGARRVAYESESAYAMIRCFKALTVVASAAVEALYG
- a CDS encoding DeoR/GlpR family DNA-binding transcription regulator — encoded protein: MGKAEDLLATVLPEERRLQVAALLRRDTRVRVEELADRFAVSGETIRRDLKVLEDRGVARRVYGGAVATDGGWLRSEDLHDARRAQRAIASAAASLVEPGETVMLGLGSLVTETARALPSSFAGRALCASVPAATVLAARPGIEVHLAGGLLRRPDLACTDDSAERFFDRFFARRAFLAADGLDPRAGLTCAHLEEVPVHRALIRQAAECYVLADAPKLGTVAVGRVAGLAELAGIITDDAADPDLVQALEHGGARILIAPQVPRSG
- a CDS encoding AI-2E family transporter, which encodes MDQQGRHAVSPGLRRASEYAWRLLILGVAVYVVFRLALRFELVFVALFIALILSSLLRPPVNTLGRHMPRALALVTTAVGALAVLAGVAWLVEYSVAEQSSDLGDEFRGGINQIKQWLEGPPFHVKASTLSDLQSKIGTYISQHRSSLLSQAINEASRVVDVVTVLALAVFCSVFFTHSGVQIWRWFLRQVPEQVRDLWDRCGQTAWHTFAGYTRGIIMVAAANAVMVGVSLKLLQVPLVLPLTLLEFLASFVPLVGSPIAMAVATIVALASRGVTTAVVVLVLIVVFGQIEGHVLQPFVMGWAVRLHPVAVAVCVIAGTIVAGLLGAVVAVPLVSIAWAVTKVLRGRADPSDGDPGPGPGNIEGIPPGRSPEPSTGEA
- a CDS encoding metallophosphoesterase family protein — translated: MVNGLANGTDSPSGRLWAISDLHVALAENQRFAEALEPASPADWLLVAGDVAETVGTVARTLEVLAGRFAQVVWVPGNHELWTHPSDPVQLRGDERYQHIVSLCRQSGVLTPEDPYPIWPHGKSGPVVIAPLFVLYDYSFMPEGARSPEEGLAIAHEAGIVATDEYLLHPDPYPGRAEWCAARAQYSEKRLAEIDPSLPTVLVNHFPLVREPTRILRYPEFAQWCGTTRTADWHLRFRAEAVVYGHLHIPRTTWHDGVRFEEVSLGYPREWGRRDRRPALRQILPA
- a CDS encoding sensor histidine kinase; the encoded protein is MGGRGDALRRTMLRDLPRTVGQGLTESLLALFGGVPLLVLSLVGVGLVPLGVGLLLAPAALHGVRSLAQLRRRRAAQWLGAPVAEPYRADQRHVFRDPATWRDLLWLAVNIPVGLALGLVPLIFVGGGINFVVLGTVWGFSMWPDPMISILAFLLAALLLCLAPAAGRGALKLNALVSSGMLAPSRRALAARVEGLTRSRAEVRDASALELRRIERDLHDGAQARLAALGLSIGLAEQLVHQNPDEAVQILTEARASSGQALADLRSLVRGILPPVLAERGLEGAVAALAAALPLPVEVRFEPGVAMPEPAESALYFAIAEALANVAKHSEARRAVVRVGNTGQGSAARIVARIEDDGVGGADPAAGSGLRGVERRLAAFDGVVAVASPAGGPTVVTLEVPCGY
- a CDS encoding LuxR C-terminal-related transcriptional regulator, which gives rise to MRVLIAEDQVLLRDGLIRLLTAFEMEVVAAVDNGPELERALVELRPDVSVVDVRLPPTFTNEGLSAAIAGRARVPGLPILILSQHVEPLYARELLSDGGHGLGYLLKDRVSDVRRFVEAVRAVAEGGTAMDPEVITALLLRRSREAPLLSLTAREREVLAVMAEGRTNAGIAARLVVSEKAVSKHINNIFMKLGLYPDEDDNRRVLAVLAYLNG
- a CDS encoding acyl carrier protein produces the protein MLEFGSSPYEAPVDTVGELVREITAEVLRDFKPGARWCVDPARSFRDQGLDSLARTEVRVRLAARTGLDLPANLTRLYQSPAAVADYLRDRIIEPEAA
- a CDS encoding ribose-phosphate diphosphokinase, producing the protein MRDIAVFSGSAHRELAAEVCSHLGVPLHPVRVSRFSTDCLEVQLQENCRERDVFLIQPLVTPVQEHLVELLLMLDAARGASAARTTVVMPYYAYARSDKKDAPRISIGARLVADLLVTAGAGRVLAMALHSPQVHGFFSVPVDHLHALRELALHFRQYDLGNAVVVSPDLGNVKEAAAFGRLLGLPVAAGAKQRLADDRVVITSVIGEIAGRDVIVLDDEIAKGSTVLEVLDRLRDLGAASVRVACTHGLFASGALKRLSDQPDVLEIVCTNTVPLPPVEERTEKLTVLSVAPALAEAVRRIHNGESVSALFQAPLG